In the genome of Caloranaerobacter ferrireducens, the window GAAACAAAAAAATTAGAGAATATAGAAAAAACTTATTATCAAAAGGAAAATCTTCTAAATATATTTTTTTAGGTATTATGATATATTTTCTCGGTAGAGTTACAAACTATCAAAAATATTATAGTATTGTATCTTATTTTTTACTTATTCTTGGATTAGCTTCAATAATTAAAAACGTTATAATATTTTTTAGACCTGAAATAGAAAAAAATGAAGATAGCTTCATATGATATTTACAATAATTCATAATTGATATAAAATTTTAGTAAGGTCAATTGGTACAAATTACATCAATAAAGATTTAATGGAGGATTTATGGGAAAAGTACTTGCAGTTATGGGCAGTCCTAGAAAGCATAAGAATACAGATACTTTATTAGACAGTGTACTGGAAGGTATTAAAAAATGTAATGTTAATATTAGGAAAGTTTATCTTAAGGATTTGAGTATTAATCCGTGTGTAGGATGTGATTATTGTTCTAAAACAGGAAAGTGCTTTATAAATGACGATATGAACGAATTATACAGTGAATTTAATGAAAGTGACGGTATAATAATAGCTTCTCCTTTATATTTTAATACAGTTAGTAGTTTAACAAAAATAATGATAGATAGATGTCAAGTGTATTGGTCTAGTAAATTTATCTTAAAAAATCCAGCTATTGATGTAAATAAAAATAGAATAGGAATGTTTATTGCTGCAGGAGGAGCTCCTTATAAAGAAGGGCATTTTGATGCATGTATCCCTGTTATAGATTTATTTTTTAAAGCTATTAATACTAGGTATAAATATAATCTATTAGTTTCTGATACTGATCGTTTCCCTATATGGGAAAGAAAAGATATATTAAATAAAGGTTTTAATCTAGGGTTAAAATTTTTTGACTAGGAGGGTGTTAAATGGCTATAGTGGAAGTTACTATAGTACCTTTAGGTACAGGGGATACAAGTTTAAGTAGTTATGTTGCTAAATGTCATACTGTATTAGAGAAAGAAAAAGATTTGAAATATATGCTAACTCCTATGGGTACAATAATAGAAGGGGACCTTGATAAAATACTAGATGTAATTAGAAAAATGCATGAAGTACCTTTTGCTGAAGGTGCAAAAAGGGTTTCGACGCAGATTAAGATTGATGATAGAAGAGATAAAGAAACTAGTATGGAAAGAAAGGTTAAATCTGTTGAAAGCAAACTGAAATAGACCCTATGGGTCTATTTTTTAGTGATACAAAATCAGAAAGGAGTATCTTTAATGCTTAGATATCTTACAGGAGGGGAGTCTCACGGAAAGGGTCTAATCGGTATAATTGAAGGATTTCCTGCTAATTTAAAGATAGATATAAATTTTATAAACAATGAGCTTAGAAGAAGACAAATGGGTTACGGCAGAGGGGGCAGAATGAAAATTGAAAAAGATAAGGTTGAAATACTTTCAGGAATTAGAAATGGTAAAACTATAGGAAGTCCTATAACATTATTTATTAGAAATAAGGATTGGGAAAACTGGAAAGATATAATGAGTATAGAGGAAACCAACTTAGATGAAAATGAAATTGTTACCAGACCTAGACCAGGTCATGCTGATTTAGCAGGTGCTATTAAATATAATCATTTAGATATAAGAAATGTTTTAGAAAGAGCAAGTGCTAGAGAAACTGCAATTAGAGTAGCTATAGGCAGTATAGCAAAACAGTTTTTGAAGGAATTCGATATCGAAATATATAGTCATGTTACTCAAATTGGAAAAATTAAGATTGAGTCTGATGACATTTCAATAGATAAAATCAAGAATACAGATAATTCTCCTTTGAGAGTAATAGACAGTGAATTAGAGAAGAAAATGATTAATGAAATAGATAAAGCTAAAAAAGTAGGTGATACTTTAGGAGGAGTTTTTGAAATTATTGCAACCAATATTCCTATCGGTTTAGGTAGTCACGTTAATTGGGATAGAAAACTGGATGGTAAGATTGCACAAGGAATGATGAGCCTTCAAGGGATAAAGGGCGTAGAAATAGGCATTGGTTTTAGAGCTGCAGAATTATTTGGTTCACAGGTGCATGATGAAATATACTATGATGATAGATATAAAAGATATTCTAATAATGCAGGTGGTATAGAAGGAGGAATTTCAAATGGAAGTTCAATTGTTGTAAGAGCTGCAATGAAACCAATACCAACATTAAGAAAGCCTCTCAGAAGTGTAGACATGAAAACGAAGGAGGAATTTGAAGCCCAAAAAGAAAGGTCAGATGTTTGTGCAGTGCCATCTGCCAGTATTGTAGCTGAGAATATCTTAGCTTGGATACTAGCAAATGAAATCATGATTAAATTTGGAGGAGACAGTATAGAAGAAGTAAAAGACAACTATAATAGATATATTGATTATGTTAATAGTAGGTGATACTATGGAAATATTAAGTGTAGACCTGAAGGATAGAGGGTACAATATATATATTGATAAAGGAATTTTGAAGAATATAGACAATATTTTACTAGAATGTGGAGTAAGTGATAATGTTTTTATTATCACAGACCGTAATGTAGCCAAATACTATTTGGATATTTTACT includes:
- a CDS encoding flavodoxin family protein, whose protein sequence is MGKVLAVMGSPRKHKNTDTLLDSVLEGIKKCNVNIRKVYLKDLSINPCVGCDYCSKTGKCFINDDMNELYSEFNESDGIIIASPLYFNTVSSLTKIMIDRCQVYWSSKFILKNPAIDVNKNRIGMFIAAGGAPYKEGHFDACIPVIDLFFKAINTRYKYNLLVSDTDRFPIWERKDILNKGFNLGLKFFD
- a CDS encoding MTH1187 family thiamine-binding protein, whose translation is MAIVEVTIVPLGTGDTSLSSYVAKCHTVLEKEKDLKYMLTPMGTIIEGDLDKILDVIRKMHEVPFAEGAKRVSTQIKIDDRRDKETSMERKVKSVESKLK
- the aroC gene encoding chorismate synthase, with the protein product MLRYLTGGESHGKGLIGIIEGFPANLKIDINFINNELRRRQMGYGRGGRMKIEKDKVEILSGIRNGKTIGSPITLFIRNKDWENWKDIMSIEETNLDENEIVTRPRPGHADLAGAIKYNHLDIRNVLERASARETAIRVAIGSIAKQFLKEFDIEIYSHVTQIGKIKIESDDISIDKIKNTDNSPLRVIDSELEKKMINEIDKAKKVGDTLGGVFEIIATNIPIGLGSHVNWDRKLDGKIAQGMMSLQGIKGVEIGIGFRAAELFGSQVHDEIYYDDRYKRYSNNAGGIEGGISNGSSIVVRAAMKPIPTLRKPLRSVDMKTKEEFEAQKERSDVCAVPSASIVAENILAWILANEIMIKFGGDSIEEVKDNYNRYIDYVNSR